The proteins below are encoded in one region of Segatella copri:
- a CDS encoding chorismate-binding protein, which translates to MIAFAYYRLPYLHHAIYVAQHEGEPEVLSSVAELNGKEGFVIAPFAPSSECPVVLMHPDESKLISAEGAENASRCGTSYVVTLQDLRRDVAESTSGRNFEAYTREFECFHRQLSEGKFSKIVLARKLRIQSNRQPLESVHTSAAQDAGKTSDVQNTANASVVQDADSLKALFLKTCRMYPRLFVALVYTPQSGLWLMATPEILLKGEQNQMATMSLAGTQKAEPSKTIADYPVEGIEWSEKNREEQQYVTDYIEDCIKAFSDEYQKKGPYTTMAANLYHLRTDIAFRLHDTGRLGDVLDALYPTPAVCGIPKDEARRFILQHEHQSRKYYSGFVGPISPKGKTHLYVSLRCMNILDDGSCELYAGGGLLKESEMEKEWKETEAKMQTILSVL; encoded by the coding sequence ATGATAGCTTTTGCGTATTATCGTCTGCCTTATCTGCACCATGCTATCTATGTGGCTCAGCATGAGGGCGAACCTGAGGTACTCTCTTCTGTGGCAGAACTGAATGGCAAGGAAGGTTTCGTGATAGCTCCTTTCGCGCCATCCAGCGAATGTCCCGTGGTGTTGATGCATCCGGATGAAAGCAAACTGATTTCTGCCGAGGGGGCTGAAAATGCATCGCGATGCGGCACTTCCTACGTCGTGACGCTGCAGGATTTACGTCGTGACGTAGCAGAATCTACGTCGGGACGTAATTTTGAAGCCTATACAAGGGAGTTTGAATGCTTTCACCGGCAGCTCTCTGAAGGTAAATTCAGCAAGATTGTTCTGGCAAGAAAACTGCGTATTCAGAGCAATCGGCAGCCTTTAGAATCAGTCCATACTTCAGCAGCGCAAGATGCCGGCAAGACTTCAGATGTGCAGAATACAGCCAATGCTTCAGTTGTGCAGGATGCAGACTCTTTAAAGGCTCTGTTTCTGAAGACCTGCCGGATGTATCCCCGTCTTTTTGTAGCCTTGGTTTATACACCCCAATCGGGTTTATGGCTGATGGCTACACCTGAAATTCTGCTCAAAGGTGAACAGAATCAGATGGCAACCATGTCGCTGGCAGGCACCCAAAAGGCTGAACCTTCCAAGACCATAGCCGATTATCCGGTAGAAGGGATAGAATGGTCGGAGAAGAACAGAGAGGAACAGCAGTATGTAACCGATTATATCGAGGATTGTATCAAGGCCTTTTCGGATGAATATCAGAAGAAGGGACCTTATACCACGATGGCTGCCAATCTCTATCATCTCCGTACCGACATCGCTTTCCGTCTGCATGATACGGGGCGTTTGGGCGATGTGCTCGATGCCTTATATCCTACGCCTGCCGTCTGCGGAATACCGAAGGATGAAGCTCGCCGGTTTATCTTGCAGCATGAACATCAGTCGCGCAAATACTACAGTGGTTTTGTGGGACCGATTTCGCCGAAAGGAAAGACGCATCTCTATGTTTCCCTGCGCTGCATGAACATCCTGGATGATGGTTCCTGCGAACTCTATGCCGGAGGCGGATTGCTGAAGGAAAGCGAGATGGAGAAGGAGTGGAAGGAAACTGAAGCTAAGATGCAGACCATCCTGTCGGTCCTGTAA
- a CDS encoding PaaI family thioesterase, whose translation MNIDELVKRISKTDGLSKTLGMHFISTPEPDTLQATMKVDERNRQPFGFLSGGASLALAENVAGIGSLALCPGQIAVGINVSGTHVQAVSEGDTVTAFAKIVHKGRTLHTWQVDIKNTAGEVICTVQVTNYVFTPKKDNQKKGAETKV comes from the coding sequence ATGAACATAGATGAATTAGTAAAAAGAATCAGCAAGACTGATGGATTATCCAAGACGCTCGGAATGCATTTCATTTCTACCCCTGAGCCTGATACGCTTCAGGCAACGATGAAGGTAGATGAGCGTAATCGCCAACCTTTCGGTTTCTTGAGTGGAGGTGCTTCTCTGGCTCTTGCCGAGAATGTGGCGGGTATTGGTTCCCTGGCGCTCTGTCCGGGACAGATTGCCGTGGGCATCAACGTGAGCGGTACTCATGTCCAGGCGGTCAGCGAGGGCGATACGGTTACTGCCTTTGCCAAGATTGTGCACAAGGGCAGAACCTTGCATACCTGGCAGGTGGATATCAAGAATACGGCTGGTGAGGTAATCTGTACCGTACAGGTAACCAACTATGTGTTCACCCCAAAGAAAGATAATCAGAAAAAGGGGGCAGAAACAAAGGTATGA
- the lysS gene encoding lysine--tRNA ligase, with the protein MNILELSEQEIVRRQSLQTLREMGIDPYPAAEFPTNAFSTDIKAEFKDEDEPRQVVIAGRMMGRRVMGKASFAELQDSKGRIQVYIARDEICPDENKDLYNTVFKKLLDIGDFIGVKGFVFRTQTGEISVHAKELCLLSKSLKPLPIVKYKDGVAYDKFDDPELRYRQRYVDLIVNDGVKDTFLQRATVLRTLRSVLDNAGYTEVETPTLQSIAGGASARPFITHFNALDQDMYMRIATELYLKRLIVGGFEGVYEIGKNFRNEGMDRNHNPEFTCMELYVQYKDYNWMMAFTEKLLETICIAVNGKPEREIDGNIISFKAPYRRLPILDAIKEKTGFDCNGKTEEEIRAFCKEKGMDVDETMGKGKLIDELFGEFCEGTFLQPTFITDYPVEMSPLTKMHRSKPGLTERFELMVNGKELANAYSELNDPIDQEERFIDQMKLADKGDDEAMIIDQDFLRSLQYGMPPTSGIGIGIDRLVMLMTGKTFIQEVLFFPQMKPEKKMPQSTIKEWAEIGVPENWAYVLRKAGFNLISDIREEKAQGLQQKIGEINKKYKLGYEKPSVDNIQGWINAANA; encoded by the coding sequence ATGAACATTTTAGAGCTAAGCGAACAGGAAATCGTTCGCAGACAGAGTCTTCAGACATTGCGCGAGATGGGTATCGACCCATACCCAGCAGCAGAGTTTCCAACCAATGCATTCAGCACAGATATCAAAGCTGAATTCAAGGACGAGGACGAGCCACGCCAGGTAGTTATCGCCGGACGTATGATGGGTCGCCGCGTAATGGGTAAAGCTAGCTTCGCTGAGTTGCAGGACTCAAAGGGAAGAATCCAGGTTTATATCGCCCGCGACGAGATTTGTCCAGACGAGAACAAGGACCTTTATAATACTGTTTTCAAGAAACTCCTCGATATCGGTGACTTCATCGGTGTAAAGGGTTTCGTATTCCGCACACAGACTGGCGAGATTTCTGTTCACGCCAAGGAACTGTGCCTGCTCTCTAAGAGCTTGAAGCCACTCCCTATCGTGAAGTATAAGGATGGCGTGGCTTACGACAAGTTCGATGATCCAGAGTTGCGTTACCGCCAGCGCTACGTTGACCTCATCGTTAATGATGGCGTAAAGGATACTTTCCTGCAGCGTGCTACCGTACTCCGCACACTCCGCAGCGTACTCGACAACGCAGGTTATACTGAGGTAGAGACTCCTACCCTGCAGAGCATTGCCGGTGGTGCTTCTGCCCGCCCATTCATCACCCACTTCAATGCGCTCGATCAGGATATGTACATGCGTATCGCTACCGAGCTCTATCTGAAGCGCCTCATTGTAGGTGGTTTCGAGGGTGTTTATGAAATCGGCAAGAACTTCCGCAACGAGGGTATGGACCGCAACCACAACCCTGAGTTTACCTGTATGGAGCTTTATGTTCAGTACAAGGACTACAACTGGATGATGGCTTTCACAGAGAAGTTGCTCGAAACGATTTGTATCGCAGTAAACGGCAAGCCAGAGCGCGAGATTGATGGCAACATCATCAGCTTCAAGGCTCCATATCGCCGTCTGCCTATCCTCGATGCCATCAAGGAAAAGACCGGTTTCGACTGCAACGGCAAGACCGAGGAAGAGATCCGCGCATTCTGCAAGGAGAAGGGCATGGATGTAGATGAGACCATGGGTAAGGGTAAGTTGATTGACGAGCTCTTCGGTGAGTTCTGCGAGGGAACCTTCCTCCAGCCGACCTTCATCACCGACTATCCTGTAGAGATGTCTCCATTGACCAAGATGCACCGTTCTAAGCCAGGCTTGACCGAGCGTTTCGAGTTGATGGTAAACGGTAAGGAGCTTGCCAATGCATACTCTGAGCTCAACGACCCAATTGACCAGGAAGAGCGTTTCATCGACCAGATGAAGCTTGCTGACAAGGGTGATGACGAGGCAATGATTATCGATCAGGACTTCCTCCGTTCCCTCCAGTACGGTATGCCTCCAACATCAGGTATCGGTATCGGTATCGACCGCTTGGTCATGTTGATGACAGGCAAGACCTTCATCCAAGAGGTATTGTTCTTCCCACAGATGAAGCCAGAGAAGAAGATGCCACAGAGCACCATCAAGGAATGGGCAGAGATTGGCGTGCCAGAGAATTGGGCATACGTGCTCCGCAAGGCAGGCTTCAACCTCATCTCTGATATCCGTGAAGAAAAAGCACAAGGCTTGCAGCAGAAGATTGGAGAAATCAACAAGAAGTACAAGCTCGGCTACGAGAAGCCTTCTGTTGACAATATCCAGGGCTGGATTAATGCAGCAAATGCTTAA
- a CDS encoding NAD(P)H-dependent glycerol-3-phosphate dehydrogenase: MFNCGKIAIIGGGSWATAIAKIVVGHTHHIGWYMRRDDRIEDFKRMGHNPAYLMSARFNVDEIFFSSDINKIVQNYDTLVFVTPSPYLKNHLKKLKTRLSDKFIITAIKGIVPDENLVCSEYFHQVYDVPYENLACIGGPSHAEEVALERLSYLTVGCSDTEKAHAFANDCLASEFIKTKTSSDVIGIEYSSVLKNVYAIAAGICGGLKYGDNFQAVLMSNAVQEMHRFLTAVHPIDRSMYDSVYLGDLLVTGYSNFSRNRTFGTMIGKGYSVKSAQIEMEMIAEGYFGTKCMKEINRHMHVNMPILDAVYNILYERISPQIEIKLLTDSFR, encoded by the coding sequence GTGTTCAACTGCGGTAAAATAGCGATAATTGGCGGCGGTAGCTGGGCTACGGCAATAGCCAAGATTGTGGTGGGTCATACTCATCACATAGGCTGGTATATGCGTCGCGATGACCGCATCGAGGACTTCAAGCGCATGGGGCACAACCCTGCCTATCTGATGTCGGCACGATTCAATGTAGATGAGATTTTCTTCTCTTCCGACATCAACAAGATAGTGCAGAATTACGATACCCTCGTGTTCGTCACCCCGTCGCCTTATCTGAAGAATCATCTCAAAAAACTCAAGACGCGACTAAGCGACAAGTTCATCATCACAGCCATCAAAGGTATTGTGCCTGATGAAAACCTCGTTTGCTCAGAGTATTTCCATCAGGTTTACGATGTGCCTTACGAGAACCTCGCCTGCATCGGAGGTCCTTCTCATGCCGAGGAAGTGGCACTGGAGCGACTGAGCTATCTCACCGTGGGCTGTAGCGATACCGAAAAGGCGCATGCCTTCGCCAACGATTGTCTGGCGAGTGAATTCATCAAGACCAAGACTTCGAGCGATGTCATCGGTATCGAATATTCTTCGGTTCTGAAGAACGTATACGCCATCGCAGCAGGTATCTGTGGCGGTCTGAAGTATGGTGACAACTTCCAGGCGGTACTCATGTCAAATGCCGTTCAGGAGATGCACCGCTTCCTGACAGCCGTCCACCCTATCGACCGAAGCATGTACGACTCAGTTTATCTGGGCGACTTGCTTGTAACAGGTTACAGCAACTTTTCCCGCAACCGCACCTTCGGAACCATGATAGGCAAGGGCTACAGCGTGAAGAGTGCGCAGATAGAGATGGAGATGATTGCAGAAGGATATTTCGGCACCAAGTGTATGAAGGAAATCAATCGCCACATGCACGTCAACATGCCGATTCTCGATGCTGTATATAATATATTGTACGAGCGCATCAGTCCGCAAATCGAAATCAAGCTCTTGACCGACTCGTTCAGATAG
- a CDS encoding glucose-6-phosphate isomerase: MKSISLNITKAASFLAEDAVKAYEPKVKAAQEALENGTCEGNDFLGWLHLPSSITPEFLNEIQAVANTLREKCEVVVVAGIGGSYLGARAVIEGLGNSFAWLVNDKKNPTILFAGNNIGEDYLFELTSFLKDKKFGVINISKSGTTTETALAFRLLKKQCEDQRGKEEAKDVIVAVTDAKKGAARTCADKEGYKSFIIPDNVGGRFSVLTPVGLLPIAVAGFDVKQLVAGAADMEKACGKDVAFEENPAAIYAATRQALYTQAGKKIEIVCNFQPKLHYFAEWWKQLYGESEGKDQKGIFPAACDFTTDLHSMGQWIQQGERSIFETVISVETPNEKLLFPHDDENLDGLNFLEGKRVDEVNKMAELGTRLAHVDGGVPNILVNVPELNAYYLGQLIYFFEKACGISGLLEEVNPFNQPGVEAYKKNMFALLNKPGYEAESKAIQERLKNE, translated from the coding sequence ATGAAAAGTATCAGCTTAAACATTACAAAGGCTGCATCATTCCTTGCAGAAGATGCAGTAAAGGCTTACGAGCCTAAGGTTAAGGCCGCTCAGGAAGCTCTTGAGAACGGCACTTGTGAAGGTAACGATTTCTTGGGATGGTTGCATTTGCCATCTTCTATCACTCCTGAGTTCCTCAATGAGATTCAGGCTGTTGCCAATACTTTGCGCGAAAAGTGTGAGGTAGTTGTTGTAGCAGGTATCGGTGGTAGCTACCTCGGTGCACGCGCCGTTATCGAAGGCCTCGGCAACTCTTTCGCTTGGCTCGTAAACGACAAGAAGAACCCTACTATCCTCTTCGCAGGTAACAATATCGGTGAGGACTACCTCTTCGAGTTGACTTCTTTCTTGAAGGACAAGAAGTTTGGTGTCATCAATATCTCTAAGTCTGGTACCACTACTGAGACTGCTCTCGCTTTCCGTCTTTTAAAGAAGCAATGCGAGGATCAGCGCGGTAAAGAAGAGGCTAAGGATGTTATCGTAGCTGTAACCGACGCCAAGAAGGGTGCAGCACGTACTTGTGCTGACAAGGAAGGTTACAAGAGCTTCATCATCCCTGATAATGTAGGTGGCCGCTTCTCTGTTTTGACCCCAGTAGGTTTGTTGCCTATCGCAGTAGCAGGTTTCGATGTAAAGCAGCTCGTAGCTGGTGCGGCTGACATGGAGAAGGCTTGCGGCAAGGACGTAGCTTTCGAGGAGAATCCTGCAGCTATCTATGCAGCTACACGTCAGGCTCTCTATACTCAGGCAGGCAAGAAGATTGAGATTGTATGCAACTTCCAGCCTAAACTTCACTACTTCGCTGAGTGGTGGAAGCAGCTCTATGGTGAGAGCGAGGGTAAGGACCAGAAGGGTATCTTCCCAGCAGCTTGCGACTTCACTACCGACCTTCACTCTATGGGCCAGTGGATTCAGCAGGGCGAGCGCTCTATCTTCGAGACTGTTATCAGCGTAGAGACTCCTAACGAGAAGTTGCTCTTCCCTCACGATGATGAGAACCTCGACGGTTTGAACTTCCTCGAGGGCAAGCGTGTTGACGAGGTGAATAAGATGGCAGAGCTCGGTACACGTCTGGCTCACGTTGACGGTGGTGTTCCTAACATCCTGGTTAACGTACCAGAGTTGAACGCTTACTACCTCGGTCAGCTGATCTACTTCTTCGAGAAGGCTTGCGGTATCAGCGGTCTCTTGGAAGAGGTGAACCCATTCAACCAGCCTGGTGTTGAGGCATACAAGAAGAATATGTTCGCATTGCTCAACAAGCCAGGTTATGAGGCAGAGAGCAAAGCTATCCAGGAGCGCTTGAAGAATGAATAA
- a CDS encoding HAD family phosphatase yields MKEIIFKYMKEHGFGEFNPKAVLFDMDGVLYNSMPNHAVAWQESMKQFDIHMTAADAYATEGARGIDTIQMMVKKQKGIDITLDEAQKMYDVKTEIFHSMPTAEIFPGVKEIMQKVKDAGMQVGVVTGSGQRPLIMRLLNDFGDFLDEAHIVTAYDVKRGKPNPAPYLMGLQKAGNLKPWEGIVVENAPLGVRAGVAANIFTVAINSGPLPDEELSNKGCNLLYHQMTEFCDDFENLVAKA; encoded by the coding sequence ATGAAGGAAATTATTTTTAAATATATGAAAGAACACGGTTTTGGGGAATTCAACCCTAAAGCCGTGCTTTTTGATATGGACGGCGTGCTGTACAACAGTATGCCAAATCATGCTGTGGCATGGCAGGAATCGATGAAACAGTTTGATATCCACATGACTGCAGCCGATGCTTATGCCACCGAAGGAGCCCGAGGCATTGACACCATCCAGATGATGGTGAAGAAGCAGAAGGGCATCGACATCACGCTGGACGAAGCACAGAAGATGTATGATGTGAAGACCGAAATATTCCACTCGATGCCTACTGCCGAAATATTTCCTGGCGTAAAGGAAATCATGCAGAAGGTTAAAGATGCCGGCATGCAGGTAGGAGTGGTAACAGGAAGCGGACAGCGCCCGCTCATCATGCGACTGCTCAACGACTTCGGCGATTTTCTGGATGAAGCACATATCGTAACCGCCTATGATGTAAAGCGCGGCAAACCAAATCCTGCCCCATATCTCATGGGATTACAGAAGGCAGGAAACCTGAAACCCTGGGAAGGCATCGTGGTAGAGAATGCTCCTTTGGGCGTCCGTGCCGGCGTGGCAGCCAACATTTTTACGGTAGCAATTAACAGCGGTCCGCTACCAGATGAAGAATTATCCAATAAGGGTTGCAATCTACTCTATCACCAGATGACTGAATTCTGTGATGACTTTGAAAACCTGGTTGCTAAGGCTTAA
- the gmd gene encoding GDP-mannose 4,6-dehydratase, translated as MNRKVALITGITGQDGSYLAELLLEKGYDVHGTIRRSSTDYRERIAHLEGTPNFHLHYADLGDSMSIIQVMNKVKPTEVYNLAAQSHVQVSFDSPEFTADVDATGVLRILEAIRQCGLEKTCRMYQASTSELYGKVEEVPQNENTPFHPYSPYAVAKQYGFWIVKEYREAYDMFCCSGILFNHESERRGETFVTRKITLAAARIKQGKQDKLYLGNLDSLRDWGYAKDYVECMWLILQAEKPEDFVIATGKQHSVREFAQLAFHYVGIELKWEGKDENEKGICVEGPEELIGKTLVEVSPDFYRPTDVVNLWGDPTKAKAKLNWNPNTTSFEDLVKIMVESDMAKVAAEDAGQKVRCNLAEYLEKGIVK; from the coding sequence ATGAATAGAAAAGTAGCTTTAATTACAGGTATTACAGGCCAGGATGGTTCATACTTGGCTGAATTATTGTTGGAAAAAGGGTATGATGTTCACGGAACTATCCGCCGATCATCTACCGACTACCGCGAAAGAATTGCTCATTTGGAGGGTACACCTAACTTCCATCTTCACTATGCTGACCTCGGTGACTCTATGAGTATCATCCAGGTAATGAACAAGGTGAAACCTACAGAGGTTTACAACCTTGCGGCTCAGAGCCACGTACAGGTGAGCTTCGACTCCCCTGAGTTTACAGCAGATGTAGATGCTACCGGTGTGCTCCGTATTCTGGAGGCTATCCGCCAATGCGGTTTGGAGAAGACCTGCCGCATGTATCAGGCTTCAACATCTGAGCTCTACGGTAAGGTAGAAGAGGTTCCTCAGAACGAGAACACTCCATTCCACCCTTATTCTCCATACGCTGTTGCCAAGCAGTATGGTTTCTGGATTGTCAAGGAGTATCGTGAGGCTTATGATATGTTCTGCTGCTCTGGTATCCTCTTCAATCATGAAAGTGAGCGCCGTGGTGAGACTTTCGTAACCCGCAAGATTACTTTGGCTGCAGCCCGCATCAAGCAGGGCAAGCAAGACAAGCTCTATCTCGGTAACCTGGATTCGCTCCGCGACTGGGGTTATGCCAAGGATTATGTAGAGTGTATGTGGCTGATTCTCCAGGCTGAGAAGCCAGAAGACTTCGTGATTGCAACAGGTAAGCAGCATTCTGTTCGTGAGTTCGCCCAGCTGGCGTTCCACTATGTAGGAATCGAACTGAAATGGGAAGGCAAGGATGAGAACGAGAAGGGTATCTGCGTTGAGGGTCCTGAGGAACTCATCGGCAAGACACTCGTTGAGGTTTCTCCTGATTTCTACCGTCCTACCGACGTGGTGAACCTTTGGGGTGACCCAACAAAGGCTAAAGCTAAGCTCAACTGGAATCCTAACACCACCTCTTTCGAGGATCTCGTAAAGATCATGGTAGAGAGCGATATGGCTAAGGTAGCTGCTGAGGATGCCGGTCAGAAGGTTCGCTGCAATCTTGCAGAATATCTTGAGAAAGGTATTGTAAAGTAA
- a CDS encoding GDP-L-fucose synthase — MLSKDSKIYIAGHHGLVGSAIWNNLKKRGYNNLVGRSHKELDLTDQYAVEKFFDEEKPDAVVLAAAFVGGIMANSLYRADFIMQNMKMQCNVISNAYSHGVKKLLFLGSTCIYPKNAPQPMSEDVLLTSPLEYTNEEYAIAKIAGLKMCESYNLQYGTNYIAVMPTNLYGPNDNFHLENSHVMPAMMRKIYLAKLIHDGDWHSIEVDMNKRPINPTDKLREIIGEGNVDGSNSHERILKALEFYGIYDNKVVLWGTGKPLREFLWSEDMADASVHVLLNVDFKDIIGIEKYSSVFYGAKVDGAVDRNNSEGRGGAIPSLGEIRNCHINVGTGKELTIRELSELVVKAVGFEGEVEFDASKPDGTMRKLISVDKLHSLGWTHKVEIEDGVKKLFDWYQESLKG; from the coding sequence ATGTTATCAAAAGATTCTAAAATTTATATAGCAGGACACCACGGACTCGTGGGTTCTGCTATCTGGAATAACCTCAAGAAGAGAGGTTATAACAACCTGGTAGGTCGTTCTCACAAAGAACTCGACTTGACCGACCAGTATGCAGTAGAGAAGTTCTTTGATGAGGAAAAGCCTGATGCAGTAGTATTGGCTGCTGCCTTCGTAGGCGGTATCATGGCGAATTCATTGTATCGTGCAGACTTCATCATGCAGAACATGAAGATGCAATGCAACGTAATCAGCAACGCTTATTCTCATGGCGTGAAGAAGCTCCTCTTCCTGGGCTCTACCTGCATCTATCCTAAGAATGCACCGCAGCCTATGAGCGAAGATGTGCTCCTTACTTCTCCGCTGGAATATACCAACGAGGAATATGCCATCGCCAAGATTGCCGGACTGAAGATGTGCGAGAGCTACAACCTTCAGTATGGTACCAACTATATCGCTGTGATGCCAACCAACCTCTATGGCCCTAACGATAACTTCCATCTGGAGAACAGCCACGTAATGCCTGCGATGATGCGCAAGATTTATCTTGCCAAACTCATCCACGATGGCGACTGGCACAGCATCGAGGTGGATATGAACAAGCGCCCTATCAACCCTACTGATAAGCTCCGCGAAATCATCGGCGAGGGTAACGTAGACGGCAGCAACTCTCACGAGCGCATTCTGAAGGCGCTGGAGTTCTATGGCATCTACGACAACAAGGTAGTGCTTTGGGGAACAGGCAAACCATTGCGTGAATTCCTCTGGAGCGAGGATATGGCAGATGCCAGCGTTCACGTGCTACTGAATGTAGATTTCAAGGACATCATCGGTATCGAGAAGTACAGTTCTGTATTCTATGGTGCCAAGGTAGATGGTGCTGTGGATAGAAACAACTCTGAGGGCCGTGGTGGCGCTATCCCTTCTCTCGGTGAGATTCGCAACTGCCACATCAACGTGGGTACCGGCAAGGAGCTCACCATCCGTGAACTTTCGGAGCTTGTAGTAAAGGCAGTAGGTTTCGAAGGCGAGGTAGAGTTTGACGCCAGCAAGCCAGATGGAACCATGCGCAAGCTCATCTCTGTAGATAAGCTCCACAGCCTCGGCTGGACGCATAAGGTAGAGATTGAGGATGGTGTGAAGAAACTCTTCGACTGGTATCAGGAGAGTCTGAAAGGCTAA
- a CDS encoding uracil-xanthine permease family protein, with the protein MDTEQLSMTKKTLVGVQFLFVAFGATVLVPLLIGIDPATALFTAGVGTFLFHFITKGKVPIFLGSSFAFIAPIIAATKQWGLPGTIAGLTSVSLVYFAMSALVKWQGKKLLDRIFPPVVIGPAIILIGLSLSGSAVDMAKTNWILSFASLITAILVLTFCKGLMKLVPIISGVIVGYVIAICMGEVDFSGVAAASWFSCPVSFDTITHFSWAPFLYMLPVAIAPVLEHIGDVYVVSAVAKKDFVADPGLHRTMLGDGLACLCSAFLGGPPETTYSEVTGAMSITKVTSPAVIRISAATAICFSIVGKLSALLQSIPQAVLGGIMLLLFGTIASVGVQNLMQNKVDMNETRNVIIISVMLTMGLGGAVLSSGSFAISGIGLSAVIGVVLNLVLPKTKKKEA; encoded by the coding sequence ATGGATACAGAACAACTTTCTATGACCAAGAAAACCCTTGTGGGAGTACAGTTTCTGTTTGTGGCTTTCGGTGCAACGGTTCTGGTGCCTCTTCTAATAGGCATCGATCCGGCAACGGCTCTCTTCACCGCTGGTGTAGGAACCTTTCTTTTTCACTTTATCACCAAGGGCAAGGTGCCTATTTTCCTGGGCAGTTCCTTCGCCTTTATCGCCCCTATCATCGCTGCAACCAAGCAATGGGGACTGCCGGGAACAATCGCCGGACTAACCAGCGTTTCTCTGGTGTATTTCGCCATGAGCGCCCTAGTGAAATGGCAGGGCAAGAAACTGCTGGACAGGATTTTTCCTCCGGTAGTCATCGGTCCCGCCATCATCCTCATCGGTCTCTCCCTTTCGGGCAGCGCTGTGGATATGGCAAAGACCAACTGGATTCTCTCCTTTGCATCGCTCATCACCGCTATCCTGGTGCTTACCTTCTGCAAGGGCTTGATGAAGCTGGTTCCTATCATTTCGGGGGTTATCGTGGGCTATGTCATCGCCATCTGCATGGGCGAGGTAGATTTCTCGGGCGTGGCAGCGGCATCATGGTTCTCCTGTCCTGTATCCTTCGATACCATCACCCATTTCTCCTGGGCTCCATTCCTCTATATGTTGCCCGTGGCAATAGCTCCGGTGCTGGAGCATATCGGCGATGTATATGTGGTGAGTGCCGTAGCCAAGAAGGATTTCGTGGCAGATCCGGGATTGCATCGCACGATGTTGGGCGATGGACTGGCATGTCTCTGTTCAGCCTTTCTGGGCGGACCTCCTGAGACCACTTATTCAGAGGTAACAGGTGCGATGTCTATCACCAAGGTAACGAGTCCTGCCGTGATTCGCATATCCGCAGCCACCGCTATCTGTTTCTCCATCGTGGGCAAGTTGAGTGCTTTGTTACAGAGCATTCCTCAGGCGGTTTTAGGTGGCATCATGCTGCTGCTTTTTGGAACCATCGCAAGTGTGGGCGTTCAGAATCTGATGCAGAACAAGGTAGACATGAATGAAACCCGCAATGTTATCATCATCTCTGTGATGCTGACGATGGGCTTGGGTGGCGCCGTTCTCTCATCCGGTTCCTTCGCCATTTCCGGCATCGGTCTTTCCGCCGTCATCGGCGTAGTTCTCAACCTCGTTCTTCCTAAGACGAAGAAGAAAGAGGCATAA